The DNA segment GGCTAGGAATACTTTAAAATATCCTAGCTTTTTTGTTTTCTAAATATCACTTAGAACTTTAATAACTTTTCCAACTGCATGGAAATTTTCTCCAGGCCCTATATAAATAGGCGCATAATTAGGGTTGTCACTTATAAGAGCAATATAATTTTTAGTAATTTTTAATCTTTTTACATAAGCTTGATCATCAATAAAAAATGCCCCTATTTCTCCATTTCTGATTTCAATATTTTTTTTACATATTATAATAGAGCCATCTTTTATTGTTGGTTCCATAGAATCTCCCACAACATTTACAGCAAAAAGACTGCTACTGTTTTTTAAACCTGGAAGGACAATATAATCTGTGATTTCATCATCACTGAAAGCTCCAGGCCCTGCAGAAATTCTTTCAAAAAGTGGTATTGCATTTTCAGAATTTCCAAGAAAATCTTGCATATTATTTTTTGTTTTAAGTTTTAGTTCTTCTTCAAGCTCATTTAGAGTATCAAGTATTACTTGAGGAGTTCTTTCAATAGCAGCAAGATAAAACATTTGTTTTTTCTCTTCTGAATTAAGCTCAAGTCCTTCAGCAATTCTTTCTAAAACTTCTCTGCTTGGTGGATTTTTTACCTCTCCTCTTTCTATAGAATTAAAATATGATTGAGTTATATTAACAAGTTTAGAAAATTTATTTTGACTGTATCCAAGTTGTTCTCTTCTTGATTTCAAAAAAGTAATAAAGTCCATACTATGCCTCCTTACATCTATTCATAGTTAATTGTACTATAAATTTTAATAGAATGCAACAAAATAAAAAATCTATTGACAAATATAGGTAAGAATATTATAATGGGTATATATAAAAAAAGATAACCTGTCAGTGATATTAATAGATATTTTATGGAGGTAATAATATGAAAATACTAATAAAAGATAAAAAATGGAATATGTTCATAGGAAATATGGTTTTAGTATGTGACATACATGAAAGTAATGGTATTTTCAGTATAGAATTTTTATATGGAGATAAAAAAGTATCTTTAAAAAGCAATAATATAGATAGAACTTTAAAATATTTAGAGAAATTATTTTTAGATACTGAAATACAAGTAAGCAAGAAAAGTGCATAAATTTTTAAATAAATTTCCAAAAAAATTCCGAGACAAAAATCTCGGAATTTTTTCTTTATAAATTATCTATAAATATAGATAGAAAAAATAAAAAACTTTTATTTTAAAATAGAATATATTTTATCCATGTCAAGATGTGTTCTCATAATTTTAGCAAGTCTTTTATATTCTTTTTCTTTATATGTTTCAAGGCTCATAAAATCAAAAAGAGGAGAAAGACCTTTATCTGTTCTTATTTTATTTAAAAGTTTTCTTGTAAATTTAGGTGAATCAAAAATACCATGTATATATGTTCCTATAATATTATCACGGCATACAAGACTAAAACCACCATCTTCTACAACAGAACAACTATTATCTCCTGTAGTAACTCCCTGATGAATTTCATAACCATTTATTTTCATTCCATTAAATCCTTTAAGTATTCCAGTACAGTTTTGAAGAACTTTATTTACTTGCTGTGTATATTTTTTACTTTCCATTTTTGTAGTAATATCAAGAAGACCAAGAGCTTCAATTTTAAGATATGAACTTTCAACTTGCTCTAAATCTTTAATGCTTTTTCCAAGCATTTGGAATCCACTATGTATACCTATAATTATTTTTCCCATATCAGCAAGTTCTTTTATTTTTTGTGCTATTTTTCTTTCTTTTATAAGGCTGAAATCATAAATAGCATTTTTACTTCCAGGCAGAATAATTATATCAAAAGTATCATTTAGCTGATCTGCTGTTTCAATATATTGTAAATTTACATCATCATACATAAGAAGTGATGTGAAATCAGTAGAATTTGAAAGTTTGTCAAATTTTATGACAGCTATATTAATATCTTTTTCATGAGAATGAGATGAAAGAGAA comes from the Fusobacterium perfoetens genome and includes:
- a CDS encoding helix-turn-helix domain-containing protein, giving the protein MDFITFLKSRREQLGYSQNKFSKLVNITQSYFNSIERGEVKNPPSREVLERIAEGLELNSEEKKQMFYLAAIERTPQVILDTLNELEEELKLKTKNNMQDFLGNSENAIPLFERISAGPGAFSDDEITDYIVLPGLKNSSSLFAVNVVGDSMEPTIKDGSIIICKKNIEIRNGEIGAFFIDDQAYVKRLKITKNYIALISDNPNYAPIYIGPGENFHAVGKVIKVLSDI
- a CDS encoding cobyric acid synthase, translated to MHKKIMLQGTGSSVGKSILTAGLCRIFAQDGYKVAPFKSQNMALNSFVDIDGKEMSRAQVVQAEACNVVPRVFMNPILLKPTGGEDCSQVILEGVPFKNMSAQEYYSNSEKFKKIALKNYNKLKKEFDICVMEGAGSPAEINLRDVDLVNMGMAELVNAPVVLIGDIERGGVFASIYGTIMLLDPPDRNRIKGYIINKFRGDESLLEKGIAQMDAALKKHGIDVPCLGIIPFTKINLEKEDSYTYDSLSSHSHEKDINIAVIKFDKLSNSTDFTSLLMYDDVNLQYIETADQLNDTFDIIILPGSKNAIYDFSLIKERKIAQKIKELADMGKIIIGIHSGFQMLGKSIKDLEQVESSYLKIEALGLLDITTKMESKKYTQQVNKVLQNCTGILKGFNGMKINGYEIHQGVTTGDNSCSVVEDGGFSLVCRDNIIGTYIHGIFDSPKFTRKLLNKIRTDKGLSPLFDFMSLETYKEKEYKRLAKIMRTHLDMDKIYSILK